The following coding sequences are from one Candidatus Nitrosotenuis cloacae window:
- a CDS encoding tRNA (N(6)-L-threonylcarbamoyladenosine(37)-C(2))-methylthiotransferase: MARIWVESYGCSASFADAEMISGMIVNGGHTLATSSRDSDLNLIVTCSVKDATANKMVNRIKKLKSKPLIVAGCLAKAEPKTVQRFSTNASLLGPNSIGKTLQMIDDTLLGRKSVELEDTDVTKTGLPKVRLNPAVGIVEIASGCKSECTFCQTKLAKGDLTSFRIGDIVRQVAQEIDDGCKEVWLTSTDNGCYGLDIGTTLPELVNKVVEIPKKFMIRVGMMNPMYMPRIKDDLLKSFQSDKVYKFLHIPVQSGSDAVLNEMKRGHTAATFEDVVKRARKQFAKFTISTDVIVGFPSETSEDFEQTMSLLRETRPDVVNLSRYSQRPGTKAADMVQIEVSEVKQRSKKAFEIINQISLENNQEWVDWEGEVLFNEQVDGQVRGRNIAYKSVLVDEKVQVGQRKTVKITDATVHGLHGTVTS, from the coding sequence ATGGCAAGAATCTGGGTCGAGTCTTATGGCTGCTCTGCAAGCTTTGCAGACGCCGAGATGATCTCAGGCATGATAGTGAATGGAGGGCACACGCTTGCCACAAGCTCACGCGACTCCGACCTCAACCTCATAGTTACCTGCTCAGTTAAGGACGCAACCGCAAACAAGATGGTAAACCGAATAAAAAAGCTAAAGTCAAAGCCGCTAATAGTGGCAGGCTGCCTTGCAAAGGCAGAGCCAAAGACAGTACAGAGATTTTCTACAAACGCAAGCCTCCTTGGCCCAAACTCCATAGGAAAGACGCTGCAGATGATCGACGACACCCTGCTTGGAAGAAAGTCAGTCGAGCTTGAAGACACGGACGTGACAAAGACAGGGCTGCCCAAAGTCAGACTCAACCCGGCAGTTGGAATAGTGGAGATAGCAAGTGGCTGCAAGAGCGAGTGCACCTTCTGTCAGACAAAGCTTGCAAAAGGCGACCTCACGTCATTTAGAATCGGAGACATCGTAAGGCAGGTTGCACAGGAGATAGACGACGGATGTAAGGAGGTGTGGCTTACTTCTACCGACAACGGATGTTACGGACTGGATATTGGCACCACGCTTCCGGAGCTTGTTAACAAGGTAGTAGAGATTCCAAAAAAATTCATGATACGAGTTGGCATGATGAACCCAATGTACATGCCCCGAATCAAGGATGATCTGCTAAAGTCGTTTCAGAGCGACAAGGTATACAAATTCCTGCACATCCCAGTGCAGAGCGGAAGCGACGCAGTCCTAAACGAGATGAAGCGAGGCCACACGGCGGCAACGTTTGAGGACGTAGTAAAAAGAGCAAGAAAACAGTTTGCCAAGTTCACGATCTCAACTGATGTCATAGTTGGATTCCCAAGCGAGACAAGCGAGGACTTTGAGCAGACGATGAGCCTCCTCAGGGAGACAAGGCCGGACGTGGTAAACCTGTCAAGGTACAGCCAGAGGCCGGGAACCAAGGCAGCAGACATGGTACAAATCGAGGTATCCGAGGTAAAGCAGCGAAGCAAGAAGGCGTTTGAGATAATCAACCAGATATCGCTTGAGAACAATCAAGAGTGGGTTGACTGGGAAGGCGAGGTCTTGTTCAACGAGCAGGTAGACGGCCAGGTGCGCGGGCGAAACATCGCATACAAGTCCGTCCTAGTCGACGAAAAGGTTCAGGTAGGGCAGAGAAAAACCGTGAAAATCACAGACGCCACCGTCCACGGATTGCATGGGACCGTAACTAGCTAA
- a CDS encoding aspartate ammonia-lyase: MQYRTDKDSLGEVKIPSDAYYGAFTGRAIQQYHVTGRRSHQHLISAFVMIKRSSAVANIKTRAIDAKLGNAIIKACDAILSGKYQDHFVIEEINSGAGTAFNMNTNEVICNVALEILGKKKGQYEFLHPNDHVNMSQSSNDTFPTAMHVAILLNLRDMLPGIDTLIKSLTKKAKEFSGYKKIGRTHLMDALPVTLGSEFAAYATSVTKARNAVLSSIKELELVGLGGTAVGNGANTPKGYRVIAISELAKISKLKLRPEPDMQHSLQSKFAVANASSAIRNMAIEINKIANDIRLMASGPIAGLSELGIPAVHAGSSIMPGKVNPSLAECMNMVCFGIIGNDTAVANAAQGGQFELNVMLPGMLKAVLDSTDMLKNFVPIFSKNLIDGLTANEERLQQNIEKSPVIVTLLAPKIGYQKSADLFKESLKTGKTIRELVVSKKLLTEKEVDALFK; this comes from the coding sequence TTGCAGTATAGAACCGACAAGGACTCGCTTGGCGAGGTAAAGATCCCATCTGATGCATACTATGGGGCATTTACCGGCCGCGCAATACAGCAGTACCACGTAACTGGGAGAAGGTCGCACCAGCACCTAATATCGGCGTTTGTCATGATAAAGCGCTCATCTGCAGTAGCAAACATCAAGACGCGCGCAATCGACGCAAAGCTTGGAAACGCAATCATCAAGGCGTGTGATGCCATTTTATCAGGAAAGTACCAAGACCACTTTGTAATCGAGGAGATAAACTCTGGTGCAGGAACTGCGTTTAACATGAACACAAACGAGGTGATCTGCAACGTGGCCCTTGAGATCCTCGGAAAGAAGAAGGGGCAGTACGAGTTCTTGCATCCAAATGATCACGTAAACATGTCGCAGTCAAGCAATGACACATTTCCGACCGCAATGCACGTTGCAATTTTGCTCAACCTAAGGGACATGCTCCCAGGAATCGACACCCTGATAAAATCACTGACAAAAAAGGCAAAAGAGTTTTCAGGGTACAAGAAAATCGGAAGAACCCACCTCATGGATGCACTTCCGGTGACGCTTGGAAGCGAGTTTGCAGCGTATGCCACATCAGTTACAAAGGCACGCAACGCAGTGTTATCATCAATTAAGGAATTGGAACTTGTTGGACTTGGCGGGACGGCAGTAGGCAACGGTGCAAACACGCCAAAGGGATACAGGGTAATTGCAATATCTGAGCTTGCAAAGATTTCAAAACTAAAGCTGAGGCCGGAGCCAGACATGCAGCACTCGCTGCAGTCAAAGTTTGCGGTTGCAAACGCATCATCTGCAATTCGAAACATGGCAATCGAGATAAACAAGATAGCAAACGACATCAGGCTTATGGCGTCAGGCCCGATTGCTGGGTTATCCGAGCTTGGAATTCCGGCAGTGCACGCAGGTTCGTCAATCATGCCAGGAAAGGTAAACCCCTCCCTTGCAGAGTGCATGAACATGGTTTGCTTTGGAATAATTGGAAACGACACCGCTGTTGCAAACGCAGCACAGGGCGGACAGTTTGAGCTAAACGTGATGCTGCCAGGTATGCTAAAGGCAGTCCTTGACTCTACAGATATGCTCAAGAACTTTGTACCCATATTCTCAAAGAATCTAATTGATGGGTTGACTGCAAACGAGGAGAGATTGCAGCAAAACATAGAGAAGAGCCCAGTCATAGTGACCCTGCTTGCGCCAAAAATAGGATACCAAAAGTCGGCAGACCTCTTCAAAGAGTCGCTAAAAACCGGCAAGACAATCCGGGAACTTGTAGTATCAAAGAAGTTGTTGACCGAAAAAGAAGTAGACGCATTATTCAAGTAA
- a CDS encoding multicopper oxidase domain-containing protein — MLFSVTAVAVLAATLFGSTYTQSQMVGTLAASKDGDLISKIHDMGGLKLVMPQAFAAVDCDGIEDGRQVVDFDLYAKSAELPVIGGGTYKAMTFSGQVPGPTLRVTQGDVVRATLTLADDEPTPHGNDMHASENSASYFGKVMPGESYTFCYVAQVPGTFKYHCSGVDVAAMDQHVLSGMYGMTIVDPLKGYKPLVVEKTKVDDSGEVVRDRQTYSADALEFQLQYNQLYLTEDGGYDQGAMFNHHTTWTVVNGMSFGYVPNANHNNLILGSPTKNIFVAQPWNADELKQYQSQLLFIEAGQKTRFFIENQGNEPVYFHIVGEIIDRVTQGNVVQAKGTETWLVGGSQGMIADVVFDEPGVYVAVNHDYAAIFTGAASVMVVGDPFGLNEQLGTSAQSYAELLGNPSDAIPPMGKNSIAHPKVNLHGLYTDERAEELKSELGL, encoded by the coding sequence ATGCTATTTTCCGTTACAGCAGTAGCGGTATTAGCAGCGACCTTATTCGGAAGCACATACACACAATCCCAAATGGTGGGCACATTGGCAGCTTCAAAAGACGGCGACCTGATTTCAAAAATCCATGACATGGGTGGACTGAAATTGGTGATGCCACAGGCTTTTGCAGCAGTCGATTGTGACGGTATCGAAGACGGAAGACAAGTAGTCGACTTTGATCTTTATGCAAAAAGTGCTGAACTGCCAGTAATTGGTGGCGGCACATACAAAGCCATGACTTTTAGCGGACAGGTCCCAGGACCAACACTTAGAGTCACACAAGGCGATGTCGTAAGAGCAACATTGACACTTGCAGACGACGAACCAACACCACACGGAAACGACATGCACGCATCTGAGAACAGCGCGTCATACTTTGGCAAAGTAATGCCAGGTGAATCATACACATTCTGTTATGTCGCCCAAGTGCCGGGTACCTTCAAGTACCACTGCTCTGGCGTTGACGTAGCAGCAATGGACCAACACGTCCTATCAGGAATGTATGGTATGACCATCGTTGACCCACTCAAAGGCTACAAGCCACTCGTAGTGGAAAAAACAAAGGTAGATGACAGCGGCGAAGTTGTCAGAGATAGGCAAACCTACTCTGCAGATGCACTTGAATTCCAGCTGCAATACAATCAGTTGTACCTAACTGAGGACGGCGGCTATGATCAAGGTGCAATGTTCAATCACCACACCACATGGACCGTTGTAAACGGAATGTCATTTGGCTATGTACCAAATGCAAACCACAACAACCTCATCCTAGGCAGCCCAACAAAGAACATCTTTGTTGCACAGCCATGGAACGCAGATGAGCTAAAGCAGTATCAATCACAGCTTTTGTTCATCGAGGCAGGACAGAAGACTAGATTCTTCATTGAGAACCAAGGAAACGAACCAGTCTACTTCCACATCGTAGGTGAGATAATTGACCGTGTCACACAAGGAAATGTTGTGCAAGCAAAAGGAACTGAGACTTGGCTAGTAGGAGGCTCACAAGGCATGATTGCCGATGTGGTCTTTGACGAACCAGGCGTATATGTTGCAGTAAACCACGACTATGCAGCAATCTTCACAGGTGCAGCATCAGTGATGGTAGTTGGCGATCCCTTTGGTCTAAACGAGCAACTGGGCACTAGCGCGCAATCATATGCAGAACTCTTGGGCAACCCAAGCGATGCAATCCCACCAATGGGTAAGAACAGCATTGCACATCCAAAGGTTAACCTCCACGGCTTGTACACTGACGAACGTGCTGAAGAATTAAAGTCCGAACTAGGACTATAA